One part of the Sciurus carolinensis chromosome 4, mSciCar1.2, whole genome shotgun sequence genome encodes these proteins:
- the LOC124981931 gene encoding alpha-defensin 13-like: MRTLALLAALLLLALQAQAEPIRGNAEEAKDKDQTGDEDQEMSISFGAGPDMALQQAVLRKNAVCRCKKGSCGRGEHHQGACLRPGKRHILCCH; encoded by the exons ATGAGGACCCTCGCCCTCCTCGCTGCCCTTCTCCTGCTGGCCCTCCAGGCTCAGGCTGAGCCTATCCGAGGAAATGCTGAGGAGGCCAAAGACAAGGACCAGACAGGGGATGAGGACCAGGAAATGTCCATCTCCTTTGGAGCGGGTCCGGACATGGCTCTTCAGCAAGCAG TCCTAAGGAAGAACGCGGTCTGCCGCTGCAAAAAAGGGTCCTGTGGTAGAGGGGAACACCACCAAGGGGCCTGCCTCCGCCCCGGGAAGCGCCACATTCTCTGCTGCCACTGA